The DNA region CAGAGGTTTCCAAGAGATGGCATCTTCTCGGACAATCTTGCCTGACAATTCTGAACTACCGATTAATCTCCTCTCGAAACAAGGAATTacaaaatttctttaaatttgtGAACCACATGATTGACCAGATAAAAAGTTTAATCCCAATTCGAGTCACGAAGCTTCAACTTAGTTCAAGACTGCAAGGTAAAATCACTGAGTTCGACTAGGTGATGAAATCCCTAGCAAAGCTCAACTTCACTGAGTTGTTCCTTCACTCTGTAAACATAAAAACATTGCCTTCGGTCAAGCCAAGATTAAAACGTTCACTGAATGATCTTTAtatgaaacatgtttcatttTTAGAATGAAAACAAACCATACGAATGCTTTCTTGATTAGATTCCTTTAACTAAGTCATTAACTAAAGCTCCATTGAAGTTCTTCATTTTTCCGATCCACGAAGTGCTCTTTACAGTAATGCTTATACCACTAATAAAAAAGATATATAAAGAAGATAATTCTTTGTGACATTGAAATCTCAGCTAAATGATAAAGGATTGTAATTGGGTTTGAAATAAGCAAAAACGGGTTGGGTGAAATAATTTCATCCGGGGCGGATTCGGATAATTATTTGATCCGGATGAAATTATTGGGAGAAAATGGGATGGGCATTTAAGTTAGGGGTAAAGTTGGAccatagtataacggtaagaGCATAATTGGCCCAATAGTATAATGAAGGGTATGGATAAACTATTtctcaaagttcaggggtacttttggccctttttcaaaaataaaatgttgTACCTGTGGAAATTTTTGAGAATATTTAAGGACCCGTTTGACTatgaaaattattcacttttttcctgaatattttttcatttttttcactttatggtctttggccataaaaattccaactacaagttgtatttggaatttggaaaacaaccaaaaacttgtcattcacttttttcactttttgcaTTTTCTGTTTTGGAcctttacttttgtttttttattttcaatttaaatccCAATAGTTTTTATATTGCTCAATTTTTACCCTAAAATTTCAAGAACTTTTTTCACTGGTCAGAGACAACTTATGTTGCTCAGTTGCTCTCCACTCAAACAACATTGAACATTATGTGCTAAAAAGCctctaaaagaaaagaagcaagTGGAAATTTTGCAACAAAACCATATTTAGAGATGCTATATTTTCTGTGTACACCAGTAAGCATCCCGGTTCCAAACTTTTAATGGAAGAAACCATTACTTTTGAGCACTCCATATGTTGATTTCAAGTATAATTGTTATATTTCTCACACCAGTTATGTTTATTAATTGCTTTGGGTGGTTTTGCTAGTTTTTAGAAATTGGAGGatataaatcatattttatgtttttttagagaaagtacatttcaacaaccaaatattatttgcaaaaactatggccaaacacaactcccagttcaaaaattccaaaaaaagtgatttttttttgggataaggcacgttacccccctgaactatacccgaatttgctacgacacaccttacctttcccagggtcctattacccccctaaacttatttaaaacggaataattaaccccctaaacgctgatgcccactctcatatgagagagtgacatacactctccttgccacatgtgtatttatttgttttctttttattttttaattttttcagcttacgtgtcaattttttttaaaataaaaataaaaaactgaattttcattaaaaaaaatgagttttaaaacccgtcttttttttttaatttgaaaatttgatttttttaaacccatttaaaaaaaaaaaaaaaaaaaaactaaaaacatggattaaaaaactgaattttcttttaaaaaaaggatttttaaaacccttttaaaaaaaaaattgatttttttttaaaacccgtttttgaaaaagaaaaaaaaactgaaaaatgattttttttttttttaaatatggaaaaatggatttgttaaaaatatggaaaacttgattatttttttaaaatgtcttaaaaaatcttgattttcatgatttcattttcttaggacacttttatttttcaaataaaatccggaaaagtgtttttcttgccaaaatgtgaaaaaaactgaatttttataaaattttgaaaaaattaattattttcttaacatgtggaaaacccgttttttaaaactaaatgtggaagactagatttattttcaaatttttaagaaaaaaaaattaagttttccccttttttatgtttctcactctctcaaagagagtgaaacacactctctttgccacattagcatttaggggggtaattattccgttttaaataagtttaggggggtaatagggcggaaaggtaaggtgtgtcgtagaaGAATTAGATAGTTCGGGggggggtaatggtgccttatcccttttttttttttaatttctatggccaaacgcctactaattgTTTCTAGATGGATATAAAACCATTTTAGAATACTTGGAGTGGGataaaattttaacaaaagGATATCAATATCTAATAAAAATAAGTAATATAATTGTACATTACATTTTCGAGAGATGCTAGTGTTATTCTCGCAAATTGGCGCTAATGATGTTCTAATGGGACTCGAGATTATGTTGAGTGTTTCACTTTATTAATGACTTTCCGTGGGAAAGTTTGTCAGTCTTCCGATAAAAATTCCATTAATTTGAAACTCCAGTAACTCCATTTTATTGATAACAATGTTTCTTCGATTTTGAAGAAATAGGGCAATCACCAAAAGTGATAAAGAAGTATGGCTTAAGTCTATCTTCCGCCATCTAAACTTATCCACAGATTCCTCTTAGACACCTCAACTCAAAACTACACTTATTGAACGCCTCTATTATGTCGGATTTGAACCACTTAAACACTTTTTGCTGACATGACAAAATGTGGGTAATGCACACACATCAGACTCGTGAAAGGACATTagttagccaaaaaaaaaaatctcttctCTTCATTGTGTTATCTCCCTACCACCACTCCGCTGCCACTTCGCCACCGCCGCCACCACCATCCATAGCTCCTTCCCCTTCTTTCTCAATCTCCAGCCATTCATCTTCTCCACATCGCAAATATCTTAGCAGCAACGAAATTCCATTTTTTCCGGCAAAGTTCAATCCCGACATGcacttttataaatataatataacaatAATGAATCACATGACTAAGCAAAAGAAATTGATtggtaaaaagaaaagaagagatttTCAACGAAAAGGAAAATCAGATATGGGGCCTAAAATAAATTTCCGACGTAAACCCATTTTTCCGGCAAGATCGATAGAATTCACTATTTTTTTGGGGCAAAACTCCATTCTTGCTCCTTGTACCAATGAAAAATGAGATGGGGGAGGGAAATGGGATGGGAATGAAGGTTAATAGttggaaaatgaaatgaggaagGAAGGTGAAGTCGGGGCTGTTGCGGTTGGGGAGTTACCAGAAGACGGTAGGGTTTGGGAGGGGTGGGTGTTCTAGAAAataggttttttatttttcttttattattaaaatatattttaattagttaaatagattttaaatagtttttctttttgttcttcttataattaatttttaaataatttgtttGACTCAAATGCCACATGTCATTATTTAATTTGTGAACTTTGTCATGTCACCCGCGAGCGAACTACACAGATTTTATACTTTTGGCTGATTATCGACACACATTTTGTCATGTCACTTTTGGCTGGTGAAGTGCACAAACAACCACTATTTTAGTTGCTCTTTGACAAATGGTCAAAAATTACAATGTAGTGCAAATCTAGCTAGTTTGTATTAAGTGAATTAGTCTCAGGTCAAAATACCCCTCTATGTAGGACAAAAAAAACGATAGTTAACCAAAGTCAAGCATGCTTATTAGGTGGGGAATCGAACGAACACCAATAAGATAGAAGTTAGATAGCCAACAAATTGGACTACTATGATTTCCAACACTAGCAGGAACCTAACTTTATATATGGATAGTAATTTAATAAATTGTATAATCTACCTTTTGTTCTTACTATGAAGTAGGGCAACATTATTAGCTATTTAAAACTCTCTTTCTCTAGAAGTTATTAGGTAATACAATTGTTTTACTtatttgaattcaaaatttcTCACGAAATAGGCGCAAATTCGATTTACACCGAGGATTTAAAAACTTTAGAATTTTCTTATTGTATGATTTATTTTGATGAAAACTTCTTAAATTGTATCTTCGTTAGTTCAGGATATTAATTTTCGCCTTGATAAATAATTATATGAAACTTTCTTTTTCAACAAATTTAGCCCCAAACTTAGTAAAGACATGAAAAAGAGGTAGAAAACGTGGCCTAACAAGAAGCAGCAAATTACACAGTTACACTAACTGGGGGCCAAATGCCAATAACCACACAAAAATTACAAAGGCATCTCTTGTCCTTTGATACATAATTTTCATTTCAACATTGAACCCAAGTAATTAGACATGGCAAGCATGGCATCTTCAACAACAGTTGCAAAGTTGCCTTCTTTTTGTTCCTTGTCTCCAAAAACCTTCAAGTTTCTTGACCCTTTCCCTTGTACTACTACTTCTCTCACTGCTACTGCATCTCTATTCTCTTCAAGACCAAAAAGAATTTCTAATTTTGTTGCTAAAGCTTCTTCTTCAACCACTGCCTTTCCTCAAGACATCGGTGATGTCCTTTCACATGTTACAATTTTCACTGCCACTGCTCAGTCTGTCAAGTTTGAGGACCTTTGGGATCAAAATGAGGTATTAATATTTTGCTCCCTCTTatttcaagaatttattttaacCTGCTGTGTTAATTCCTGAATGGCTAAAGAAGAATTCTTTCTTACTGTAACTAGTCCCTcggtcccaatttatgtgattcACTACTAATGAAATTCAacaactttttttgaaatttatggtctaaacacatttgtgtggctgtacATCAATCTAGTTAAGCTAAGATGacaagtttaaagttaaatcgttgccaaatataaaaagagacatCATTCTTTTTCGGACAAACAAGTTGAGACAGAATACCTAGTTGTGCATCTCTACTTGTGGTCTGTGGAATGTACCAGTGAAGTATTGCCAGGGTGATTGAAGCCatatagaagaaaaaaagaaggcaaATTACTTAATCTGGGAAACTTACGGGAAATAATTTGGTGGCGCGTGTGTGGTTTTAATGGAAAAATGGGGCTTTTGCTTATGTTATCCTGTAGTTAACTAGTTCATTTCATGTTTCAAATGGCTGGCCGACGTTTTTGGGTAACATATTTCCATTTGTTATCGCCTATTTAAGATTTTGTTATTGGGTCGTTTCGTTCACCAGGGAATAGCTGTTGTTGCACTTCTGAGGCATTTTGGCTGCCCTTGCTGGTAAAATATGACACCATTTGCTTTCCAAACTATTTATTTTGGTGTTTTATCTCCAATTTCTATTTTTGATATCCTTGTTTTATATGCACTGTTATTTGTTAGCTGGGAACTTGCTAAAGCACTCAAAGAGTCAAAGGAGAGATTTGATTCTGCTGGTGTAAAGCTAATTGCTGTTGGTGTTGGTGCTCCTAACAAAGCTCGTATTCTTGCTGAAAGGGTATCTTGAATTCACCTTGATTGTTGCATTCTGTAGTCCACTTAAATAAATTTGCGAATGATTTACTTCTTTGACATATTTCTAATTGTTTCAAGTAAGCTAGTTACAGTCTTACTTTGTATTGCACTTTCTGTCATATCAAACTTATGGCTCAATTGGTGCCGTGAACTTAGGGTCCCTTCGGACATATATGCaaatttgaagttggaaaaaagtGTTCGAAGTTGAAGTcgatttcttttttattttttttatttttattgtggaagttgaaattttgtttgaatagttGAGTGAAAGTTGAATATCTAAAAAAACATATCGAAATCAGCTAAAagttcaacttcaacttgaaaagaaaatattcaagttcaagttcaaattttcttcttgatttcacGAATAAAAGCTAACTTGCAAGCTtaaatctctttatttgcaaGTCAAATCCACAAACAAACACCACCTTACACTACTAAAAATAGttgattcaagaaatttcaaacgTGGTTTTTGCAAGAAGATAGTGTATGGCTTGCCTTAACTCTTGACTGACCTTAGTTTGTAAGCATAGTAACTATATGTTGTTGGTTGAAACTTGAAATCTGGGACTGTTTGTCTGATTTGGAAGAAATTGCTTAATTTTAATACTTAGATATAGTTAGTATGTTTTAAACGGAGAACCAGTGTGGATTTACGCCCGGTAAATCTATAACGAAGGCTATATTCTTCTTtttataaccgtggtgtccgggccagcttgTGCGCATCTCAACTAATTCACATGATACCTGCTATCTCCCACCAACAACAGGTACCAGTTAAttctgtccaccaaggcttagacagatgggaagaaattaCCTAGTCCgctgggatttgaacctgagacctcatagttctcctcccacttcattgaccactaggctaCACCCTTGGGTGCTTTTGAAGGTTATATTCTTGCTAAGAATATTGATGAAAGTTTATC from Lycium ferocissimum isolate CSIRO_LF1 chromosome 2, AGI_CSIRO_Lferr_CH_V1, whole genome shotgun sequence includes:
- the LOC132036530 gene encoding LOW QUALITY PROTEIN: uncharacterized protein LOC132036530 (The sequence of the model RefSeq protein was modified relative to this genomic sequence to represent the inferred CDS: deleted 1 base in 1 codon), which codes for MASMASSTTVAKLPSFCSLSPKTFKFLDPFPCTTTSLTATASLFSSRPKRISNFVAKASSSTTAFPQDIGDVLSHVTIFTATAQSVKFEDLWDQNEGIAVVALLRHFGCPCCWELAKALKESKERFDSAGVKLIAVGVGAPNKARILAERLPFPLDCLYADPDRKAYDVLGLYYGFGRTFFNPASAKVLSRFEELREATKNYTIEATPDDRSGVLQQGGMFLFKGKQLLYAWKDEGTESGDHAPMEDIFDICCKVPVA